The Triticum aestivum cultivar Chinese Spring chromosome 7B, IWGSC CS RefSeq v2.1, whole genome shotgun sequence genome window below encodes:
- the LOC123158787 gene encoding transcriptional activator HAP3-like, translating into MSDAPASPPGGGGGGDGGGFGGVREQDRFLHIANISSIMKKAILANDKIAKDAKETLREASDKCQREKLKTINIDELLWAMATLGFQEHIEPLKVYLQKYREVADFGLAKIQHEDDTAMSVYMADRSTDVFFMQQFKLLPIKSADKVVNLLFEKRLKFWHRWRPKRICKDLSSIGDTGMLNTIIISVTKEGAKFSTAGDIRTANIICRQNKTVDKETAAEAEKTDATPIQE; encoded by the exons ATGTCGGACGCGCCGGCGAGCCcgccgggcggcggaggaggcggcgacggcggcggcttcggcggcgTCAGGGAGCAGGACAGGTTCCTGCACATCGCCAACATCAGCAGCATCATGAAGAAGGCCATCCTGGCCAACGACAAGATCGCCAAGGATGCCAAGGAGACCTTGcggga GGCGAGCGACAAGTGCCAGAGGGAGAAGCTCAAGACCATTAACATCGACGAGCTGCTCTGGGCGATGGCCACGCTAGGCTTTCAAGAGCACATTGAGCCCCTCAAGGTTTATCTACAGAAGTACAGAGAG GTTGCTGACTTTGGTCTGGCCAAGATCCAACACGAAGACGACACAGCCATGT CTGTTTACATGGCGGACCGGTCCACAGATGTTTTCTTCATGCAACAGTTTAAGTTGCTTCCAATTAAATCTGCT GACAAGGTGGTGAACCTGCTGTTCGAGAAGAGGCTGAAGTTTTGGCATCGGTGGAGGCCGAAGAGGATCTGCAAGGATCTCAGCAGCATCGGCGACACTGGGATGCTGAATACCA TTATTATCTCTGTCACCAAGGAGGGTGCCAAGTTCTCCACTGCTGGAGACATTCGAACTGCAAACATCATTTGCAGGCAGAACAAGACTGTTGACAAG GAGACTGCAGCAGAAGCAGAGAAGACGGATGCTACACCAATCCAAGAGTAG